The following coding sequences are from one Paenibacillus tundrae window:
- a CDS encoding SF0329 family protein — MSWSKLKQQLESFLCPALVGRVEYGSTSYRYSPDKAGLSYLVVDKKNILNMMDKTTPIRWYQSDQEIKNDPQIEIPVSDEDIEEVRKATKGNVPEDRLPVMARSKKSTAVAKEILSAQTALSKSNFNVVANTFLTTSIEVSLESDDILLNILALVDRRVGKKRILNMSEKVKSKHSAVQYFYELRRSTL, encoded by the coding sequence ATGTCCTGGAGTAAATTGAAGCAACAATTGGAGAGTTTCCTCTGTCCTGCGTTAGTTGGAAGAGTTGAATATGGATCAACCAGTTACCGGTATTCACCGGATAAGGCTGGACTTAGTTATCTTGTTGTAGATAAGAAGAACATTCTTAATATGATGGATAAGACGACCCCGATCCGCTGGTACCAGTCGGATCAGGAGATCAAGAATGATCCGCAGATTGAGATTCCGGTTAGTGATGAAGATATTGAAGAGGTTAGAAAAGCGACCAAAGGAAACGTGCCTGAGGATCGTCTGCCTGTCATGGCAAGAAGCAAGAAAAGTACAGCTGTAGCGAAGGAGATTTTGTCCGCACAGACTGCACTAAGTAAATCCAATTTTAACGTGGTGGCGAATACGTTTTTAACGACCTCGATAGAGGTAAGCCTGGAGAGCGATGATATTCTGTTGAATATTCTGGCTTTGGTGGACAGGCGTGTTGGCAAGAAGCGAATATTGAACATGTCCGAAAAGGTGAAATCCAAGCATTCCGCTGTGCAGTATTTTTATGAATTACGGCGTAGTACGTTATAA
- a CDS encoding cobalamin-independent methionine synthase II family protein: protein MTDKFQIVGSLLRPDELLEYKTQIEHRDDIQYPFYNNFEGYAQCETKAIEQVVKKEIEHNLSIITDGEFSKSMWHLDFVWGFGGVERYIADHGYFFRDVDGTSKYETRKDIGLRITGELSGKNHHFIQLFKQLQDTAGDQQTKLCVPSPSHIFGELSWSDNIGGTDAVYQNIQELKAGLVKAYKEFVTEFAAAGGKILQFDDCLWELFADDNPNSPFTGEHINQEEVQGLATEFIDINNTVIDYGHSLGLKMWTHNCRGNYDSRNMGGGSYAKIANLFLKQLKYDRFFLEWDDDRAGSIEALEVFKDRPETEIVLGLLSSKTSTLDDEDRVIRLLDEASKIIDKDRLLLSHQCGFASCDGGNELSESEQWAKIDQGQRIAKQYWGS from the coding sequence ATGACTGATAAGTTCCAGATCGTAGGAAGTTTATTGCGGCCGGATGAGCTGTTAGAATATAAAACGCAAATTGAACACCGTGATGATATCCAGTATCCGTTCTATAATAATTTTGAGGGATATGCACAGTGCGAAACTAAGGCAATCGAGCAGGTGGTCAAGAAAGAAATTGAGCATAATCTGTCGATTATTACAGATGGTGAATTCTCCAAATCCATGTGGCATCTAGATTTTGTGTGGGGTTTTGGTGGAGTGGAGCGTTATATCGCGGATCATGGATACTTTTTCAGAGACGTGGACGGCACTTCGAAATATGAAACACGCAAAGACATTGGACTTCGCATCACTGGCGAACTGAGCGGCAAGAATCACCATTTCATTCAACTGTTCAAACAGCTGCAAGACACGGCAGGTGATCAGCAAACGAAGCTTTGCGTACCGTCACCTTCCCATATCTTCGGTGAGCTGTCCTGGTCGGATAACATTGGCGGCACAGATGCGGTGTACCAGAACATTCAGGAACTCAAAGCAGGGCTTGTCAAAGCTTATAAAGAATTCGTAACAGAATTCGCTGCAGCCGGCGGCAAAATCCTGCAATTCGATGATTGCTTGTGGGAGCTGTTTGCAGACGACAACCCGAACTCTCCGTTTACTGGGGAGCATATCAATCAAGAGGAAGTACAGGGTCTCGCTACTGAATTCATTGATATTAACAACACCGTAATCGACTATGGACATAGCCTTGGCTTGAAAATGTGGACCCATAACTGCCGCGGTAATTATGATTCCCGCAACATGGGTGGAGGATCATACGCAAAAATCGCGAATCTCTTCTTGAAGCAGTTGAAGTATGATCGCTTCTTCCTAGAGTGGGATGACGATCGTGCAGGTTCCATTGAAGCACTGGAAGTATTCAAGGACAGACCTGAAACGGAAATCGTCCTGGGTCTGTTGTCTTCCAAAACAAGCACACTTGATGATGAAGATCGCGTAATCCGCCTGCTGGACGAAGCATCCAAAATCATTGATAAGGATCGTCTGCTACTGTCCCACCAATGTGGGTTTGCATCCTGCGACGGTGGTAACGAGCTAAGCGAATCCGAGCAATGGGCGAAGATTGATCAAGGTCAACGGATTGCCAAGCAATATTGGGGCAGCTAA
- a CDS encoding putative holin-like toxin translates to MTVFEAIMLMLTFGSLIVALLSNKHK, encoded by the coding sequence GTGACAGTATTTGAAGCAATTATGCTGATGCTTACCTTCGGTTCGCTGATTGTAGCGCTGCTGTCCAATAAACACAAGTAG